In the Blautia faecicola genome, ATAATGAGTACATTCCTAATAATCCTGATAAAGTATGGATGAAAGAAGTGTATTCAAAAGCTGTAAAAAAGTCCATTGAAGATGGATGTATTGCATTTACAAGATTTTTTAAACATCAAAGTGCTTTTCCTAATTTCAAAAGGAAAGGTAAGTCTGATGTAAAAATGTATTTCGTAAAGAATAATCCTAAAGATTGTAGATGCGAGAGACATAGGTTGAACATACCCACTTTAGGTTGGGTACGCATTAAAGAAAAAGGTTATATACCAACAACTAAAGAGGGATGGAAAATCAAAAGCGGTACAGTATCCATCAAAGCAGGCAGATACTATGTGTCAGTTCTTGTAGAAATTCCTGACGCTAAAATTGCTAATAATAGCAATGGTGGTATAGGAATTGACCTGGGTTTGAAAGACTTGGCGATTGTTTCCAATGGTAAAACTTATAAAAATATCAATAAGTCAGCAAGAATTAAAAAATTGGAAAAGAAACTGCGTAGAGAACAAAGATGTCTCTCACGCAAGTATGAAAATTTAAAGAAAGGAGAGTCCACTCAAAAGAATATACAAAAGCAAAAGCTCAAAGTACAAAGACTTCATCATAAAATAGATAATATCCGTACGGATTATATCAATAAATCAATAGCAGAGATAGTGAAAACCAAGCCATCTTATATAACTATTGAAGATTTGAATGTATCAGGAATGATGAAGAACAGACATCTATCAAAAGCCGTTGCGTCACAAAAGTTCTATGAATTTAGAACTAAGCTCAAAGCTAAGTGTGATGAAAATGGTATTGAATTAAGAGTCGTAGACAGATGGTATCCATCATCCAAAATATGTCATTGCTGTGGTGCTATCAAGAAAGATTTGAAGCTTTCAGATAGAATATACCGTTGTAATTGTGGCTATGTCGAGGATAGGGATTTCAATGCTGCTCTTAATCTAAGAGATGCTTTAACTTACGAAGTTGCATAATGAACGCAAACGTAAGTATGTACTGCGGGCTATCGCAGGAATTTACGACTGTGGAGTGTACACGAACTTGTGAGTAGCGTATTGTTTACAATCGCCAAAGCATACACATCGAAGCAGTAAGAAGTATCCGCAAGGGCTTCAATTTCTCGATGTGTTTGAGTATATTTCAACACATTTTGAGTGGCAGCTTCCCATAACGATTCACATTATATTGTACGCGTTCCCTCAGCACTAAAATATGTCTATATGATTATGTTTTTTATGGGAATCTTGTTGTTCTTCGTATTTCTTCTGTTTAAAATCAAAGGAAATGTAACAGTTACAATGGGACATCTCTGGTTTGCTTTGATTTTCGCAGGAATAGGATTGTTGATTATGATATGGGCAACCAGATGGAGCATTCAGGTGAATGAATCAGAAATAGAAGTGTATAGAATGTTTCATAAAAAAACAGAATTGTCCATATCGAATATCGGGAATGTAGAAATCGGAAAAAAAGAAGAAATTGTCATATTTGATGAAAAAGGGAAAAAAATAATTACCGTAGATGGTCTGTCGGAAAATTATGATTATTTTATAAAAAGTCTGAGGGCATATGGAAAGCTGAAATAAGTGACAAGATGAGGAGGGATGCACTGTGGGGAGAATTTCTGTAAACACAGATAAGTTAGAAAGTATGGCAGATCTGCGGAAATCAGGAGCTTATCAAATCTTCGTTTCCAGACACAGGAAGAGCTTACAAGAATCAAGAATCGAATCGCCAGAAGGTTTGCCATATATTTTCCTGAATATAAAGACGTTTATGGGGACTTAATGGCAGTCAGCGGACGGATGATACTTAAGGAGGCTCCATTGCCGGAGGATATCATACAGAGAAACGTCCATCCTCTTGACTCATTCATCTGGGATATGGAACTAAAAAATCCTTGAAAAATAAGAAAAAAAGACTTGACTATATAGGGAGGAGTTGATACGAACTCCTCCTTAAATCTATCTACATCTCCTGTTTCTGCTATCCATTTTCATCTCAAGCATATCAAAAAAAAGATCCGCAATATATTCTGTTGTTTTTCTGAACTCTGGTTCCGCACACTCATAAACTTCGAGATAGTATACTAAATATGGAAAATATAACTCAAACTTTTCTCTTACATCATGTGATTCCAGATCCTTAATGGTTGGAAAAATATCTGAATTTGAGAATTTCTTTTTCTTCGAATCGTATAAAAAAGCATTATTTGTATTTTTATATATCACTTTGCAAACAGAAACGACCCTTTCATACTCGCTTTCAGTTATCTCATATTTTCCACTGGCGTTTTTACTTAATTTTATCATTGTACCCCTCCACATTTTTTTATCAAAAATACTCCTACCAGAAGCGTCGATGAATTTTAAATGATTATTTTAAGTATGCCACATACATACATCTTTTGCAAGAAAGTATTTCACCCCCCTGTATGCCCCTATTTTACCTCTATTTCTGTTCTTTTTTTGTTTTGCGTAGATTTCCATATCGAATGTTCGAAACTGATTTTTGCGTTGTTTTTCGCCCTCACAGGTAGTATATTACATTCCACCAGTACAAAAAAGAACGCAATCTCATGATTGCGTTCTCTTCTCTAATCAATTATACATTTCCATAAGGATCTCCATTGAACGATATGTTGCAATCACATCATCCATGGAATTGTGAAATTTTAAACCGGAATCTTTACATAAATGCTCACAAACATGTGCTAGCTTGTGAGAAGGTAACTCCAATTTTTCTTCGGCCATCCTCCATACATCCAAATGCATCGACGGAACAAATTGTTCTCTAAATGAACGCTGGTACATCGCCTCGATGAACTTGAGGTCAAACCAAATAGAGTTATACCCGCAAATGAAAGGATTTTCCCCCAAGAATGAACGGATAATTCTCGAAGCTTCTTTCTCTCTTGGACAACCTTTAATCCGTTTATTGTCTATGTGATTAATTGCTGTCGCTGCATCCGGTATTTTAAATCCCGGATCTATAAATATATCAAGCCTGTCTTCCTCTTTTAACAATCCATTCTGTTTTCTCATCTTGATGGATGAGAACGATAAAATCCGATCCGTTTCACTAGAAAGTCCTGTAGTTTCCAGATCAAAGACATACATGGGAGTTCCATTCTCTAAGAGTTTCTTTGCCATTTCTACATTCTCTATTTCCTTAAATTCATGTTTGCTCATGACTCATCCTTTCCGCTGCATACTTTAACAGCAAATTTAACTGCTCATTTCTCGCCTCATCTGAAAATGAAAGATTTCTTGTTTCGCATAGTTGCTCTAAAAAATGAGCAAACTGAGGAGTATCTTTTACATCCTTAAAAGTTCTTCCTCGCATGTTGCCAAATAGCAACACCATATCATCACTGATAGCAATACCTGTCTCACCCGGCAGCGTCTCTTTTCTCCTATTCTTCAACGATGGTTTTTCGTCATACCTTTCCACAGATACCTTTAAAAAAGACATTGCTGCGCCCCAAAAGGCTTTTTCGTATGTTTCCTGAATATAATGCACTTTTGGGTCCGTGCATATGACTTCTGCTGGATATGTTAGCTCCCTGTCAGTAAGCTGGTCTCTAATCGTACACGTAACTGCACATCTTTCATTCAAAACAACCGGATTGCTATATTTAACTATCAAACGTTCATCAAACACATTTTCCACGATATCTTTCAATTCTGCGACATCAAATTCTTCAAATGTATTTTCATACTCAAATCCAGTTTTTTGTGTTTTTACACGATACATTTTTGATTCCTCCTTTCTCTTCTCCCTTTTTCATATACACATTAATAGTTTACCCTACACGTAAATTATTAGAAAAAAATGTCGCATGAACTGGTATGCTCATACGACATTCTTCTTTCTATCATTTCCCGTAAAATTATCCGACGGATAATTTTTATTTTTTAGCTTATAGTAAATTTATCCGGCGGATAATTTGGGGTATCCGCAATAAGTGGTTAAAAATCCGCTCTTACCGGATTCTGTAAGACTACAGATCAGGTTGAAACCTCCTTAACGTAGTAACCGTACACACTCTTATAGCCACTATCCCAAGTATCCCAGAAAGAGCCATCCGATACCGCTACAATATGATGCGATACCCTAAGGATATATGTACCCTCTTTGTGATCCTTTGCAAAGCTCTGTACTGTAGGACGTTTACTGCCTTTCTCAGCCTTAATACCTACCCACTTAAATCCGTTATCCTTCAGGTACTTAGAGTAAACCTGTGGAGCATTAGGGTTCGCCTGTACCTCTCTCACATAAGGAGTAAGTTCATCAAACACCTCCAGCCACTCTTTACCTGTTACCTTACAGAGAGCCCGAATCACACAATCTCCGTACTCATCCTTAAGATCCTTTTTGTTAGGCTGGTAGTACTTCCAGCGTGTACTCTTTTTCTCTGCCATTTCATTGTCTCCTTTCAACCACTAATTGCGATTAGCCATAATTTTCCGCACATGTGCTGTTATTTATCCTGGAAAAGGAAAATTATCCGGAGGATAATTTACCGCTTGTCTGTTTCTTCTTTCTGCATCCGCTGCATCATTAATGCAATCTCTTGCGTGTAAGACTTCAAACTGAAACATCGCAGTGCGCAGTGCTCTTAGTGCGTTATTCCATTCAGCTGCTGTGAGACATATTTCCCCGCATATTCGGTCTACCGCCTGTGAAGCATGCACATTGAAGAGCCCTTCCTTTGTTACTGATACCGGTGCATAATAATTAATAATCGAAATCGTGACCGGATATTCTTGCCCAATATTCCAGCGTATATCAATGTGATATACTGGGCATTTCCCGTCGCTCTCTCTCGCCTTACGTACTAAAGGCCGGTATTCTGCAGAATAGATTCTAATCCGCTTTCCCTTCATTGTTTGTATATCACTCGATTGTATCTTAAAATCACCAGATTCATAAAGTTTTAATGCTGATTCAATAGCATTAATTTGTTTTAAATTTCCTGGATACTGCTCAAGATTTCTTTTTAACCATTCTTTTTGCGTGGTTAAAGCCTTAGAACCACTTTCCGGATCCTCACACAACACCTCAATCGGTGTTTTTCCCTTGTGTATACCATTCATAATTCTTGTACCATTTGCATTATCATATTCTGACTTCCACGCCTGGTCTTTTTCTCCATAGCAGTCCGCTTCATTCGTATTTATTGGGATAAACAAACCAGCCTGAACATCCATTGATTGCGCAATATTTGAAAGCCTTTTAATATTTTCAAATTCTTCGATTTTAACATTTGCAGTTACTGCTTTTTTTTCATTAATGATTGTAAATGTAAATCGTGAAAAACTATTATATACTTTCAAAGGTGCAAAACCCTCTGTGGCCGTTGCCAGATACAACTCCGGTGTTATCGCAAGTGTCTTATCTCTTACTACTGTAAAACATTCTTTCGGATACTTCGTTCCTTTATATTCCATTTTCGATTCCTCCTAATCCTTGACAAAACCATATGCCTCAATACTTATGACTTTATCTTTAGCTGACTCCATCTCTTCGGCTAAGGTTCCCCATAACTCTACCAGCTCGGACTCAAGGTCCTCACTGTAGAGGTCCAACTCTGTTTCATCTTCAATATTGGCATTATAAAAACAACCGCTACACTGGTCGGCTTATTTGAAACAATACTCCAATTACCATCTTTCTTTGCAGTTTCAATCGCCATCTTGATTTCCATACTTGATTCCTCCATTTTACCAATAATTGTACTCCGGGTAAACATCCCCAATATTAATTCCTTCCTCAAACCAACAATGATTTGATATTTCAGCGATATCGACGATGATGTGATCGCAATAAACCTCATTGACAACCCCCTCATAAAGCCTGTCGTCAATTCTACAATTTACTCGTTGCCAGATATCAAATATCCGTGATAAATCTGCCATTTTCGATTCCTCCTTTCTTTTGCTCCCGTTTTTCAATTAACAATTAAAGTATGCCATTTGTTGAAATTCAAAAAAAAAGACCGTGCTTTTAAAGCAACGATCTTTTTCATACATTAAGATAGAATTCTTTGAAATCTTCCAGTCTAAGGCAACCTAATTTTTGTTTTTTCGCACATCCACAATCAAGATTTATAATATTACGGTTCCTGGAAATACACGGACCGCCTTCCTTATCAGTCTTTCCAAACGCGCATCTGTCCGATATTGTGTGACCAAACAATACTATTGAATTCTCATAGTATTCATATACTTGCGCAGACAGTATATCTTGTGGATATTCTCCCATCGCAAGTTTTCTGTCCCATACTATGTTAAAAATCTGTTCATTTTCTACTTCACTAAGATACAATGGTTCTGTTATGATCTGATCAATCATACCAGCATGTGTTAAATAATATGATTTTTCCTCAACTTGAACATTGGGTATGAGCAATGGTAATTTTTCTA is a window encoding:
- a CDS encoding RNA-guided endonuclease InsQ/TnpB family protein codes for the protein MRKLLKSFKTEINPTVEQKIKINKTIGTCRYVYNFYLSHNKALYDNGEKFMTGKSFSVWLNNEYIPNNPDKVWMKEVYSKAVKKSIEDGCIAFTRFFKHQSAFPNFKRKGKSDVKMYFVKNNPKDCRCERHRLNIPTLGWVRIKEKGYIPTTKEGWKIKSGTVSIKAGRYYVSVLVEIPDAKIANNSNGGIGIDLGLKDLAIVSNGKTYKNINKSARIKKLEKKLRREQRCLSRKYENLKKGESTQKNIQKQKLKVQRLHHKIDNIRTDYINKSIAEIVKTKPSYITIEDLNVSGMMKNRHLSKAVASQKFYEFRTKLKAKCDENGIELRVVDRWYPSSKICHCCGAIKKDLKLSDRIYRCNCGYVEDRDFNAALNLRDALTYEVA
- a CDS encoding DUF6560 family protein, translated to MAASHNDSHYIVRVPSALKYVYMIMFFMGILLFFVFLLFKIKGNVTVTMGHLWFALIFAGIGLLIMIWATRWSIQVNESEIEVYRMFHKKTELSISNIGNVEIGKKEEIVIFDEKGKKIITVDGLSENYDYFIKSLRAYGKLK
- a CDS encoding 3'-5' exonuclease gives rise to the protein MSKHEFKEIENVEMAKKLLENGTPMYVFDLETTGLSSETDRILSFSSIKMRKQNGLLKEEDRLDIFIDPGFKIPDAATAINHIDNKRIKGCPREKEASRIIRSFLGENPFICGYNSIWFDLKFIEAMYQRSFREQFVPSMHLDVWRMAEEKLELPSHKLAHVCEHLCKDSGLKFHNSMDDVIATYRSMEILMEMYN
- a CDS encoding metallophosphoesterase family protein — its product is MHYACSDIHGQYDTFLRMLQLIEFTEEDEMYILGDVIDRGPKPIELLLYICEHQNIKLLMGNHEYMMIRAARHKEMNLWARNGCRTTLHQLQNLSETSIEKILQLIEKLPLLIPNVQVEEKSYYLTHAGMIDQIITEPLYLSEVENEQIFNIVWDRKLAMGEYPQDILSAQVYEYYENSIVLFGHTISDRCAFGKTDKEGGPCISRNRNIINLDCGCAKKQKLGCLRLEDFKEFYLNV